The following coding sequences lie in one Kribbella sp. NBC_00709 genomic window:
- a CDS encoding L-fucose/L-arabinose isomerase family protein: MLERITPRKTRIGLVAGGLGAYWPQFPDLLPQLQASARRVSERFSALDCEVVDVGFISDAQEGAAAAEKLRAADCDLIVGFLTTYMTASMLVPVAQRSGSPVLLLNLQPTEAMDHASFDTGAWLAYCGACPLPEMANAFERCGIDFRSVSGYLEDERAWARIDRWIRAAGVRAALRHGRHGLLGHLYPGMMDVITDPTLVSAQLGGHVEILEIDDLRVRVEKVSDAETDERMKLAREIFALDDSVKEEDFRWGATVSVALDRLVEDFALDSLAYYHRGLDGETHERVAAGMILGASLLTARGVPAAGEYELRTSLAMLVMDRLGAGGSFTELQALNFHDNVVEMGHDGPAHLAISARKPLLRGLGVYHGKRGWGVSVEFDVQQGPVTLCGLGQRRDGSFNLIASEGNVVPGPLLQIGNTTSRVDFGCDPGEWTDAWSASGVAHHWALGTGHRAADLAAVADLLHLDLTVVAP; encoded by the coding sequence ATGCTCGAGCGGATCACGCCGCGCAAGACCAGGATCGGGCTCGTGGCCGGTGGGCTGGGTGCCTACTGGCCGCAGTTCCCGGACCTGCTGCCGCAGTTGCAGGCCTCCGCCCGGCGGGTGTCCGAGCGGTTCTCGGCGCTCGACTGCGAGGTCGTGGATGTCGGGTTCATCTCCGACGCGCAGGAGGGTGCGGCTGCGGCCGAGAAGCTGCGGGCGGCGGACTGCGACCTGATCGTCGGATTCCTGACCACGTACATGACGGCCTCGATGCTGGTTCCGGTCGCGCAGCGGAGCGGGTCGCCGGTGTTGCTGCTCAACCTGCAACCGACCGAGGCGATGGATCACGCGAGTTTCGACACCGGCGCCTGGCTCGCGTACTGCGGTGCTTGTCCGCTGCCCGAGATGGCGAACGCCTTCGAACGGTGCGGGATCGACTTCCGGTCGGTGTCGGGGTACCTCGAGGACGAGCGGGCGTGGGCGCGGATCGACCGGTGGATCCGCGCCGCCGGAGTGCGGGCGGCGTTGCGGCACGGACGGCACGGCCTGCTCGGGCACCTGTATCCCGGCATGATGGACGTGATCACCGACCCGACGCTGGTCTCGGCGCAGCTCGGCGGGCATGTGGAGATCCTGGAGATCGACGACCTCCGGGTGCGGGTCGAGAAGGTCTCGGATGCCGAGACCGACGAGCGGATGAAGCTGGCCCGGGAGATCTTCGCACTCGACGACTCGGTGAAGGAGGAGGACTTCCGTTGGGGTGCCACGGTCTCGGTCGCGCTGGACCGGCTGGTCGAGGACTTCGCCCTTGATTCGCTGGCCTACTACCACCGCGGGCTCGACGGAGAGACGCACGAGCGGGTCGCGGCCGGGATGATCCTCGGCGCATCGTTGCTGACGGCAAGGGGTGTGCCGGCCGCCGGTGAGTACGAGCTGCGGACGTCGCTGGCGATGCTGGTGATGGATCGGTTGGGCGCGGGCGGATCGTTCACCGAGCTGCAGGCGCTGAACTTCCACGACAACGTCGTCGAGATGGGCCACGACGGGCCTGCCCATCTGGCCATCTCGGCACGGAAGCCGTTGCTGCGTGGGCTGGGGGTCTACCACGGCAAGCGCGGGTGGGGCGTGTCGGTGGAGTTCGACGTACAGCAGGGGCCGGTGACCCTTTGCGGGTTGGGTCAGCGCCGGGACGGGTCGTTCAACCTGATCGCCTCCGAGGGGAACGTCGTCCCCGGGCCGTTGCTGCAGATCGGGAACACGACGTCACGGGTGGACTTCGGCTGTGACCCTGGCGAGTGGACGGACGCGTGGTCGGCGTCCGGCGTCGCGCATCACTGGGCGCTCGGCACCGGGCATCGCGCTGCCGACCTGGCTGCGGTAGCGGATCTCCTGCATCTCGACCTCACTGTGGTCGCGCCATGA
- a CDS encoding rhamnulokinase, with the protein MKRVAAVDLGASSGRVMLGEVGPNVLELRELHRFWNGPVRANGRLYWDILHLYNSTLDGLQAAGALDGIGIDSWAVDYGLLDGAGHLLANPVHYRDSRTDGVMERVLEKVPAADLYAITGLQQLPFNTIYQLAADVPEGAASLLMIPDLLGYWLTGEIGAERTNASTTQLYDVQARDWSDDLISRMGLPRRIFPQLREPGDVIGTALPDETGLAPGTPVIAVGSHDTASSVVAVPAVDERFAYISSGTWSLVGLELDAPVLSDDAREANFTNEGGVDGQTRFLRNVMGLWILQECQRVWGDDDLDGILRDAAGAPPFAVLIDPDAPEFLAPGNMPARIEEHCHATGQEPPRSRGAVVRCILESLALAYRRTLRSAQSIAGRDVDVLHVIGGGSQNELLCQLTADACGLPVLAGPVEASALGNVLVQARALGEPLPDLAAMRALVRSTHRLRHYTPQGKPADWDAAESRMFGTR; encoded by the coding sequence ATGAAACGTGTCGCCGCGGTAGACCTGGGCGCTTCGAGCGGGCGGGTGATGCTCGGCGAGGTCGGGCCGAACGTTCTGGAGCTCCGTGAGCTCCACCGGTTCTGGAACGGCCCGGTTCGTGCCAACGGCCGGCTCTACTGGGACATCCTGCACCTGTACAACTCGACCCTCGACGGGTTGCAGGCCGCCGGCGCGCTGGACGGAATCGGTATCGACTCCTGGGCCGTCGACTACGGCCTCCTCGACGGCGCCGGCCATCTCCTCGCCAACCCGGTCCACTACCGCGACTCGCGCACCGACGGTGTGATGGAACGCGTGCTGGAGAAGGTGCCTGCGGCAGACCTGTACGCCATTACGGGCCTTCAGCAACTACCGTTCAACACGATCTACCAGCTGGCCGCCGACGTACCCGAGGGGGCGGCGAGTCTGCTGATGATCCCGGATCTGCTCGGCTACTGGCTGACGGGGGAGATCGGGGCAGAGCGGACGAACGCCTCCACGACTCAGCTGTACGACGTGCAGGCCCGCGACTGGAGCGACGACCTGATCTCCCGGATGGGGCTTCCGCGGCGGATCTTTCCGCAGCTGCGGGAGCCGGGCGACGTGATCGGGACTGCGCTGCCGGATGAGACCGGGCTGGCGCCGGGTACGCCGGTGATCGCGGTCGGATCGCATGACACGGCGTCGTCCGTGGTCGCCGTACCTGCTGTGGATGAGCGGTTCGCCTACATCTCGTCGGGGACCTGGTCGCTTGTCGGGCTCGAGCTGGACGCACCGGTTCTGAGCGACGACGCCAGGGAGGCCAACTTCACCAACGAAGGCGGCGTGGACGGGCAGACCCGGTTCCTGCGGAACGTGATGGGCCTGTGGATCCTCCAGGAGTGCCAGCGGGTCTGGGGCGACGACGACCTGGACGGGATCCTCCGCGATGCCGCCGGTGCTCCGCCGTTCGCCGTACTCATCGATCCCGACGCTCCCGAATTTCTTGCCCCCGGCAACATGCCGGCGCGGATCGAGGAGCACTGCCACGCGACCGGGCAGGAGCCGCCACGGTCCCGGGGTGCGGTGGTTCGCTGCATCCTGGAGAGCCTCGCGCTGGCGTACCGGCGGACGTTGCGGTCCGCGCAGTCGATCGCCGGCCGCGATGTCGACGTACTGCATGTCATCGGCGGCGGCTCCCAGAACGAGCTGCTCTGCCAGCTGACCGCCGACGCCTGCGGGCTGCCCGTCCTGGCCGGCCCGGTCGAGGCGTCGGCCCTGGGCAATGTACTGGTTCAAGCTCGCGCCCTCGGCGAGCCCCTGCCGGACCTGGCCGCGATGCGCGCCCTGGTCCGCTCCACCCATCGCCTGCGGCACTACACCCCGCAGGGCAAACCGGCCGACTGGGACGCCGCCGAGTCCCGGATGTTCGGAACAAGGTGA
- a CDS encoding LuxR C-terminal-related transcriptional regulator translates to MTVLPQELRPLARRVPPREISHDDLQLLRLLATGLPVDAVARRLELSERTVRRRTRLICDRLGFSTAIEAIVWAARRGLV, encoded by the coding sequence ATGACCGTCCTCCCCCAGGAACTCCGACCGCTCGCGCGACGGGTCCCGCCGCGCGAGATCAGCCACGACGATCTGCAACTACTCCGGCTGCTCGCCACCGGGCTGCCGGTCGACGCGGTCGCGCGCCGGCTCGAGCTGTCCGAGCGGACCGTTCGCCGGCGTACCCGCCTGATCTGCGACCGCCTCGGGTTCAGCACCGCGATCGAAGCCATCGTCTGGGCCGCCCGCCGCGGCCTGGTCTGA